gctctCTTACCCATCATTTTTGTATGTCATTCAATGAATCAACCACCTGATTATCCTTCTGAGGGCAGCAATTGTATCCAACCACCTATTTTGTGTACAAAGAAAGAACGCAAATGGTCGATCACATGATACACTGGAAGAAGCAAGCGCTACAATAAACTTATCGGACTGTGAAAAATTATTTCAGGATTGACTTGTAAATGCCAATCCATTTGGAAATTGTTTTGGTCGACATGATGCATCCTCctcatttttttaaaaaaaaatagaaaaggaggatgatccccggcctctgcatctcgaAGATGGATGCAGCTACTTTATTATTTATACACAAAGATCTTATAAAACAATACATCAATATGTCTGAAGCCACCTTCTTGGCAacatctgtcgctactcctatccaatgaTGAAGGACTGCAGAAAGTGTGAGCCACATATCCTCTCAcacagcctaacatctaaagccggaggccccgaTCGAGCTACATACCGGGtcaggggcacaaaccggtccaaCGCACCCTCATAAGTCGTCGCCGTCGGTTTccatcaatccatcttcagaacAGTTACTCACACATCGACCTTGCAAGGCCTGTCATCGATGCCCCCACGGCACCAGACAACGCCTCCTCCCTACGTGCGCTCATCATCACGCATCCGTCGCTGAGACTTTGCCGCGCCTCGTCGCCGAGACTCCACGACGTCGATGTGTCACAGGAAACGCCGCTCCACCGTAGATGCCGACCAATGGTCCCTCGAGGCCGTGTGTACCTCCATGAATGACGCCCCCAAGAGGGAAACGACACCAAAACGTCGTCGTCATCCGATCTACTGATCTAGGGTTCCCCCGAAGGTAGAAGAGAGTGGCCTTGAACTACTCCTCCGTGATGCCTTAAGGAAGGGAGCGACATAGACAACGCCGCCATCATCGGCCTTGGCAGTAGCCAAAAGCAAGCTTTCATCCATATCTGTTCGAAAAACCCATCTCTCCTGCATGGGCCACCACATCCTGCGACGTCCCCGTGAGCGGGATCCCAAGATCCGCCGCCACCAGCGACGCCACAGGGACCCACCACCTGATCGTCATCCCTGACGAAGGGATGGCGCCACCACCTTGTTCAGATCCAGCAGCACGCCAACGCCTCGTGCTGCCCCCAATCACATCTGTGAAGGAGGAGAGTCAATGCGCGCGCCCAACACCGCTTAGGGCCGTCGGACGGCGCCCGAGTCCGAGGAGGACCGATCTGGGATTGTGAACCCCAGACCCGCCGATGCCAGCCTTGCAGCGCCGCCGAGATCCCATCGGGCCGCCACCCGAGCGCACCAACTCCGCCTCCATGTCGTACGCCCAGGGAGGCCGTCGCATTTCAGCCAAAGGATCCCCTCGTAAAGAAGGGAGGAAGGGCCGCCGTCCGCCGGGCGAGCCCGGCCTCCTCCGACGACGGCGGGGAAGCAGGGGAGAAGGGAGGttgagggcggcggcggctagggcgcccGAGTTCCCCCCTGAAGGCGACGCGAGCGGTTCTCGGTTTTTTCTCCCTTCTCCTCATTTTCTTATTAAGTGCCCTCTGCTCCATATTCTCATTGTTAGAGGTAAAAATGCTATTCCATGAGCTCTCTCTCTCCTGGTAATTTCCCCATTGTCTTATACTTCGACGGTCCTCTGTTGATGCCTTGGCTTAAACTGCTTATCCCTATTGTTTGACTGACCACTTTCCGTGCTAGCAAAGTGAAAACTTCTGTTAAAATGCCTTCCAATCCCTGGTTCAAGACATTTAGATATTACATCATGCCTATTCCTTTTATTTCTCATATATGGCTTGAAATCTTGACTTCCAGCCAACAAATCTCCTGTCTTTCGACTCGTCATTATACAGCCAAGTTTAGTCCTTTTCTTTGTTAATTCACTACCTTGCTGACATAAGTGCATACTACTACCCTTCCTTATAGTGTGAGCTTTTTGATTTGCCTCTCTAATCTCAGTGGCAACCGGTTCTTTTATCATATTGGATTCCTTTTAAAAATGAGGAGATGTCCGTATGCACAACTCGTTTGCAAATGGTAGTTCCGCCATGTGAACTAGCAGGAAGAGGTTAATTTTTTTAGTACAAATGAAGTAGACTAGTTCCGAAGCTGATATTACAGTACGATTTTACTAAAACACTTCTAGATATGAGATAAGTATTACACATATAAACCATAGTATATTGTTGACTTTACGTGaagattcatgttggtatttatttttcacttttttaCCTTTTTATACTTGATTTAATCATTTAGATGTGCAATAACGATGTCACATCTatatgtgtcatagacacatgaTTAAAGTAGTATCACTCAGACATGGACAAAAAAAAATGCAAGCACGCACATATACGGAATCAAACGATTCTATCTATTCTCATGCAAATCACAAAGGGAATCGTTTCCCACCcgcgcgccggccgaaccgacgCGTCGGTCGCCCCCTGGCGCGCGCGGGCCCTTGCAATATTTTTTCCATCTGCGCGCTTCTCTggtcaatggatgcaacattttgcgtctaaatatgttgcaacctgcgtcatttttgctacaagcgttttttactatattttgtcTCAGTAAAAAAATGCATATAAGTTTCGTTGCAACTCTAGTTTGTCGGATTTTTTGTTagtttttttactttttgctacaaccgtgttaatttttgctacaaccggcatcatgttttgctgtaaccgttcactaaaagttgcatacacgtcacgtaaatttttgttacaatcgacgtttgacttttgctaccacgtaccatcagcttcATTTTTtgttacgatcacgtagatattttttttctacaaattttattttttacaaattttattttttattgtaaccgttgaaaaaattgttgcatgatatcgaaattttgctgcataggagGAAAAATGTTACATGCGGATCCAACGATGCAGACgacgcggggttggtggatcctgATCACCCCAATCACAAACTCTCTTACAATGAATTAAGCAAGCACTCATGACCGGACAGTATCGTACTAAGGTATGTATGCGCGTGCCACCGACAGGGCGATCGAAGTATAACATGCAAGGAAATGAGCTCGAGGAACGGTACAAGAAAACCATGTACGTACGCGCTGTACATGCACACATGCGTACGGCGGGCAATAAGCTGGCCACCGGCACACCTCGCCGCCACGTTGCGTGTGCGTACGTACATACGCGCGCGCTGACGGGTCGTGAACCAACGGCACGCGGCGGCGCGGCGCCATCCCGGTCGACGACGACGACTTCCACGCCGGAATTCCACATGCTTCCTGTCCACACCGATCCCGATCGCTTATACTATAAAAGAACACGCTCCGTCGATCGTTCCTCCACCACAGTGCTCCATCCACTATCACATCACGATCACGATCAAGCAGTCACGGCCCATGATGCACCGTGCCACGATCATCGCGCTGATCGGCTGCCTTCTCGCCGGCGGCGGGGTTCGAgcgcagcagcaggagcagcagagGTTTGACTACCCGGCGGCGAGGGCGCCCACGACCTGGGCCAACACGGACGCCGGCCTGCCGCACCACGTCGTCTACACCGACGGCTCCGTGGCGCGCGTCGCCCTGCTGCGCCTCAACCCGGCCGGCTTCGGCCCCTCCTTCGCCTTCGGCTTCTTCTGCACCAGCAGCCACGGCGCGGCCCCGTGCGCCGGCTTCCTCCTCGGCGTCGCCGTCGTCTACTGCAACAGCGGCGCGCTCATCACCTCCGTCACGACCGGCGTCCCGCAGGTCGTCTGGTCCGCCAACCGCGCCAGCCCCGTGGGCGAGGGCGCCTCCGCGGAGCTCACGCCTGAGGGTGAGCTGGTGCTCAGATCGGCCAACGGGTCGGCGGTGTGGTCCGCCGGCGCCAAGGGCCGGTCCGTCGCCGGGGTGACCATCGGCAGCGACGGCAACCTGGTGCTGTTCGACGGGCTCAACGCCACGGTGTGGCAGTCGTTCGACCAGCCCACGGACGCGCTGCTCGTCGGCCAGTCGCTGAAGCACGGCGCGCGGCTCACCGCCAACGCGTCGGCGGCTGACTGGCGCGACGGCAGGTTCTACCTCACCGTCGAGGACGACGCCCTGAGCGCCTACGTCTACGCCACGCCGCCGCAGCGCTATTTCCACCTCGGCTTCGGCGAGACCGCGGTCGGCGCCTACGCGACGTACGCCAACGGGAGCCTCACGGTCTCCGCCCGGCCCGGAGCGCCGTCAGTGGCCGTCATCCAGCTGCCCACCGTCGTGGCGGGCACCGTGCAGTACATGCGGCTGGAGCACGACGGCCACCTCCGGCTCTACGAGTGGCGCTCCGGCTCGGGCTGGGCGCCGGTGTTCGACGTGCTGCGCCTCTTCCCGGACGGCGGCTGCGCGTACCCAACAGTCTGCGGCGCGTACGGCGTGTGCACGGACGACACGCAGTGCAGCTGCCCCGACGCGGCCAACTTCCGGGCGGTGGACTTCCGGAGGCCCAACCGCGGCTGCGTCCCGACGAGTCCACCGCCGACGGCGTGcggctcctcgtcgtcgccggggCGGCGCGCGCAGCACCGGCTGGTGTCGCTGCCGGGCACGGGCTACTTCAACGACCACGCCACGAGCATGCGGGCCGTGGAGCGGGTGGGCGAGGAGGCGTGCAAGAAGGCGTGCCTGGACGACTGCGCGTGCGCGGCGGCGCAGTTCTACTACGGCCCCAACGCCGGCGACGGGTTCTGCTACCTGCAGTCGGAGGTGTTCTCGATGCAGACGGTGCGGCCCGAGGTGGTGCACTACAACTCCACCATGCACATCAAGGTGCAGGCCGAGTCAGCCAGGATCTGATTACTCCCACCCTGAGCACCACGAATTAAGTTCTATGGCATATATGTTGAAATTCCAAAGTTGACCATGAGAATGAAATAATCTTTTCTCCATTCTCCCTAACTGAGAGGCAAAATttcatgttttgaccctttttaaaATTTTGATCCGGATCTGACCGTTGTTTGTAAATAAATCGGGGTCTGACCCTCTTATAAAAAATTCGTCGAGTCTTTAACGGCAGGGTATAACAGGCTACCGTTGACCTCTCTGACGGTAGGAAACTTATCCACGTCAACACCACGGACCCGTACAACCACACATGATGGCGGTAGCCTGTACCCTACCGTCAAGGTGATCGTCGGTAGGTGTGAACACCGTGCCGCATACTAAGGAAAAAAATTGATAGGACCTGCAATTCTACCATTAGAGACTACGGTGATAGGTTGTTATACCCTACCGTTATAGAACCTGATGataggaaaaaaaaatcagatccCAAAATTTGTATAAATTAAGGTCAGATTTGAATCAAGTTCCAgaaaaggatcaaaacacgaAAATTTACCACATTGAGCTCCTAGTCGGATACTGTCCAAAATGCTAGATTTTACGTACCTGGTTGGGTAGTTAGAGGAACACTGGTATCTTTATTTTACCAGGGTTTAAGTTCCGATGCTCGCAATATACCTCAACTTATTTCAAAAAATTATAAGGTGTATTGAaataaggtgtacgtgtgtgcatTTAAAAAGATGAATATATACGCATGTATATACAAACGTTTGCGTTCATAATGTGTTAAAAAGGCTACATGATTTTACAGATCAGTTTTTTATTTAAGACAATTTTATGAAACAGTTGATTTGTCCTTTTTTAGTGAGCAATGCTAAACCTACATAGCTACCATACCGTAAAGTAACGTAATGGCTTACATGGCTCTTTCTAATTGGAGGAAAAtagaggaggggcccacccaatgCACATCAGGGGGGCGGTGGGATTAATAGTCAGTATAAACCTTTCAAAAATGCTAGACTTACGGATTTGTTTTACAAAAAGTTACGGACCTATACTTTTCCCTTCATTAATCTTCCCCTTTGATTTTCACCGTGGGACCGGCCTCATCTAATCACCAATTAAAATAACCCAGCTCAGCCTCGTCCATAGAAGTCTTGTAAAGCATCCGTAGCTGTAGCAAAGCCCTAAACCTTCCCTTCCTAATTAACCGCCCCAGAATTTAACAGGTGGGGTGGGCGCTGTAAATTTCTTTTGATGTAGCAAAGCTCGCCACACAGCACCATCCCACTTCAATCTTTTATTTCTAAATAGATACAACCCACTAGTACTATTTTCCTAGACATGCAAGTGTGCTACACATGAGAAATTTATGTATTTAAGTTATAAATTACATTGTTTTTTCATTACTCTATACATGCAAGCATCATAACATCAATTCATGCATATTACTCTTAAGTTACTTTTCGCATTAGATTTTATATTAACAATATATGTGTTGGTTGCATGTACCATACATATGTAGTTCAAATTCACATTTTTGTTAAAAATGACATTCTTTTACtgcattttttttctctttttacactttttatattttattttcatttctGAGCTTATATTCGCTTCTTATAAGTTATAGATGTTTTTTAGCAATTTTCATAGATCTTCTAGCAAGTTTTCCGCAGCAACGTGACGAGGCATCATCTAGTAATCTAAACAACATACCCACTATTACGCCCCGCCCCCCCTCCTCCTGAATTTCAAATGGGTGTCCCTCCCTCCGGGAAATACACTTTGGTTCCTGATTGTATATACAgcctatataatgattttttaattagttaattaaaaagACAAAATAGTTTTGATATATTTTTAGATTAAACTTGACTTTGTTTTGTACTACTATATAATTTTCAAGAAAAAAGTCTATATTGACTTttgaacaaaaaaaatgaaatttatTTGTTATTATAGGTCACTAGTCATACTGTTTTGACCCAAAAATTGTCTTTTTATGAAAAGAAATGAAAGTGTAATTTtcttttttgaaaattttcttACAAGTATAATTAAAGATcaagtttatttaaaaatagtttgagattttcttgatTTTATGTTGAATTGCTAATTTTGTTTTACATATAGAATGTATATACACCCAGATTTCAAAagttcccctccctctccctccccttaaTTCAATAACAATCTGCCAACTCAAACTAACCCTGTAAAACGCATGTAGAAGTCTGTTGAGATAGCACTATTGATGTTGTTGTGAGCGCTGCCAACCCTACTCCGTGTCGCCAACACCGGCTTTATGGAACATCTAGAAGGAAAGAAATCACAACATCTTTGTTAAAATGTGTATGGCTCACTGAGTGCAAGTTTTGGTAGACAGGTACACTCGAGAACTTTATTTTAAATGATTCAGaaatgttttttctatgtttaaaaaaataatatttttctgaaaacttATAGATATTCCCAACATGTCCGTAAAATTTCGATCAAAAGAATTATGAGTTGCAGATTGTATACAAAAAATATCTCggcccaacaacaacaaaaaatgacCATTTTCATGTCTGTATTTTCTTTTATATACACCATGTATGAAATTATTACTGAACATGTAATGTATGTATTAGTGTACCTACAAAATTGTTTTGGTGATAGAAATATGTTCTTTTTAAGTCCACCATGGAGCTGGTCCTCCATTTGCTCTTTTGGTGGCTGCACTGGCTTTTGACGAAAAAGGGTTTCCCCCCACTTTGTATTTCAAAGCAACCGACACCGATACAAATGACGATATATGTTGGGGCGTAAACAACATAGTCACgccaaaaaaaaactaaaaagaaaatacaAAAAGGAACAAATGCCGACAGTGGCGGGTCAACAAAAAAAGCGGAGAAGCCTCGCGACCGTTGCGCCCACTAAAGATCTCCCACCAAGCTGCCAGGCTCCGAATCGCCAGTACCAATCAATACCTCCAAGAAGGGACGTGACGATGACGACGCTGTcgccaagggtttcccccggtacTCGGCGGGGAGAAGGAAATGGTAGCCCCGACGCCCTCCAGGAAGGTCTGGCAGCACCCTTAGACAACaccgttgtgacagcccgatgccgacgttccagaagattccccttctattccgttttcgtcgtgtgtctattttcttttgtcgcatcatcatcgcatcatgcgcatcataagcattgcatcagcatcccgttgccgcccgttttcaaaacttgcatccgttagtagttgccggttctcgtcgttgtccgttctgagtccgaccgcacacgcacgcgcccgcggcatcgttcgaaaccctgttttttaaGTAtgcttaaaactttctctgaccggattgagatttgacgtgcggtcttattttaatatagctaggccgcctatcgaatttcgtcgcgatcggagaccgtctggtacccgaacggtcgaccgtagcggcaccgtattcggtctaccgtcggacgtctgtcggtgttttaaaaatcgttgtcgcgccgcccgttctccctctcctcttcggatatcccctctacacggccgcgtacccatacccacgttcggaatcgtccgaatccgacaccgcggttggatccggaacgcgattccggttaaccgagccccccccccccccccgtttgtctatttatagaccccCATGCATTATTCAGacaacccctctctctcttcctcgggatccgcgcccctcaaaccctagccgcactctctctcctcccacccaccagccgccgcgggcccgccgagcccagatcgggcccgggcaggcccatccgcgccgccgccgcgcccgagCGTTCTCTGGCCgagctcctcctgctgctcctcgtcGCGCCTCCTCATCGGAGCGCCACCGGAGGGCCTCGCCGGAGTTGGCGTCCCTGGCCTAGGCGCCCCGTCGCCGTCCCTGGCCAGGTCGGAGCCCCACCGGAGTTACGCCGGCCGGTGCGCCCCCTCGCCGCTGCCGCCATGCGCCGCCGCCTCTCCCGCATCGCCGCCTGCTCCTTGCGTTGTCCCGCCGCCGCCTCGGACACACCGATCC
This genomic stretch from Hordeum vulgare subsp. vulgare unplaced genomic scaffold, MorexV3_pseudomolecules_assembly, whole genome shotgun sequence harbors:
- the LOC123420719 gene encoding EP1-like glycoprotein 3 — protein: MMHRATIIALIGCLLAGGGVRAQQQEQQRFDYPAARAPTTWANTDAGLPHHVVYTDGSVARVALLRLNPAGFGPSFAFGFFCTSSHGAAPCAGFLLGVAVVYCNSGALITSVTTGVPQVVWSANRASPVGEGASAELTPEGELVLRSANGSAVWSAGAKGRSVAGVTIGSDGNLVLFDGLNATVWQSFDQPTDALLVGQSLKHGARLTANASAADWRDGRFYLTVEDDALSAYVYATPPQRYFHLGFGETAVGAYATYANGSLTVSARPGAPSVAVIQLPTVVAGTVQYMRLEHDGHLRLYEWRSGSGWAPVFDVLRLFPDGGCAYPTVCGAYGVCTDDTQCSCPDAANFRAVDFRRPNRGCVPTSPPPTACGSSSSPGRRAQHRLVSLPGTGYFNDHATSMRAVERVGEEACKKACLDDCACAAAQFYYGPNAGDGFCYLQSEVFSMQTVRPEVVHYNSTMHIKVQAESARI